The Celeribacter marinus genome window below encodes:
- a CDS encoding TIM barrel protein produces the protein MNHIAAPKLSLEAFFEMSKRLGITEVEIRNDIPDVVGTIPPEEVKALAEKHGMTILSINALYPFNVWSDDLPERAVAMADYAKVCGARALVMCPLNDGNVVSFDDLVAALKAMKPILVERGLMGLVEPLGFPISSMRKKATAIDAIKAAGGEGIYKLMHDTFHHHLAGETEFFPEWTGLVHISGVTDPSVSVDDMLDAHRVLVDEDDRLENIFQIKSLLDLGYTGPFSFEPFAEEVHALADAEAALATSITHVKSAL, from the coding sequence ATGAACCATATCGCAGCGCCCAAGCTGTCACTCGAAGCCTTCTTCGAGATGTCCAAACGTCTCGGGATCACCGAGGTGGAGATCCGCAACGACATCCCCGATGTCGTCGGCACAATACCCCCCGAAGAGGTTAAGGCACTGGCCGAGAAACACGGGATGACCATCCTGTCGATCAACGCACTTTACCCGTTTAACGTTTGGTCGGACGATCTGCCCGAACGTGCTGTGGCTATGGCTGATTATGCCAAGGTCTGCGGCGCACGTGCATTGGTCATGTGCCCGCTCAATGACGGCAATGTCGTTTCCTTCGACGATCTGGTCGCAGCGCTAAAGGCGATGAAGCCGATCCTTGTTGAACGCGGCTTAATGGGGCTGGTCGAACCTCTAGGCTTCCCGATCTCTTCCATGCGCAAGAAAGCTACCGCAATCGACGCGATCAAGGCTGCGGGTGGGGAGGGGATTTACAAATTGATGCACGACACGTTCCACCACCATCTTGCGGGAGAGACCGAGTTCTTTCCTGAATGGACGGGCCTCGTCCACATCTCGGGTGTCACTGATCCCTCAGTGTCTGTCGACGATATGCTCGATGCGCACCGCGTTTTGGTGGATGAAGACGACCGTTTGGAAAATATTTTTCAGATCAAATCATTGCTCGATTTGGGCTACACCGGTCCTTTCAGCTTCGAGCCCTTTGCCGAAGAGGTGCACGCGCTGGCTGATGCCGAGGCGGCTTTAGCAACCTCGATTACGCACGTAAAGTCCGCCCTTTGA
- a CDS encoding creatininase family protein, producing MTRQIERLRPNQIRAALAEQSTVWLPIGTIEWHCEHLPVGLDGLTAHGLCLKASERAGGLVMPALYFGCGGGHGEFPWTIMMNSPDQIEEMLMRTAERLEAMDVERLVIFSGHFADEQLAMIDRFAETWNTRGTLLRMIATAVNRCPDAGLEPDHAGAFETLLMHALSPATVDLSLLPNLEDAPDNFDRLDPQSPIWGVIGRDPRTVELVQSGALLKAIVDWLAEQVA from the coding sequence ATGACGCGGCAAATCGAACGCCTCCGCCCCAACCAAATTCGCGCCGCTCTGGCCGAGCAATCCACGGTTTGGCTGCCAATTGGAACGATTGAATGGCATTGCGAACATCTGCCCGTTGGGCTCGATGGACTTACCGCGCATGGCTTGTGCCTAAAGGCGTCTGAGAGAGCGGGTGGGCTGGTGATGCCCGCGCTCTATTTTGGTTGCGGTGGCGGGCACGGAGAATTTCCTTGGACAATCATGATGAACAGCCCTGATCAGATCGAGGAAATGCTCATGCGAACTGCTGAACGGCTTGAGGCAATGGATGTTGAGCGTCTTGTTATCTTCAGTGGGCATTTCGCAGATGAACAGCTCGCGATGATTGATCGGTTTGCTGAGACGTGGAACACGCGCGGCACCCTTCTTCGTATGATAGCGACGGCGGTGAACAGATGCCCAGACGCGGGCCTTGAGCCTGATCACGCGGGCGCTTTTGAGACGCTTTTGATGCATGCGCTGTCGCCCGCAACGGTTGATCTCTCCTTGCTTCCAAATCTTGAGGACGCACCGGATAATTTTGATCGGCTTGACCCGCAAAGCCCTATCTGGGGCGTTATTGGGCGCGATCCTCGCACTGTCGAACTTGTGCAAAGCGGCGCGCTACTGAAAGCAATAGTGGATTGGCTCGCGGAACAAGTCGCATAG
- a CDS encoding IS6 family transposase, with the protein MTKCKNSPGFKGHRFPSEIIEYAVWLYFRFSLSLRDVEDLLAQRGIVVSHETVRFWMMKFGHQYAKSIRRDRPPVGDKWHLDEVVISIRGKKRWLWRAVDQHGNALEILVQSRRNMKAAMRFMRKLMKQFGVPRVLITDKLRSYGAAKRRLVPRLEHRSHKGLNNQAEVSHKPTRRRERVMGRFKSARRAQQFLSAHDQINVLFRPRRHRLNARSYRHARLDAFAIWHDITCEIAAG; encoded by the coding sequence ATGACCAAATGCAAGAATTCCCCCGGCTTCAAAGGCCATCGCTTTCCCTCAGAAATCATCGAATACGCTGTCTGGCTGTACTTTCGTTTCAGCCTCAGTTTGCGTGATGTTGAAGACTTGTTGGCGCAACGCGGGATCGTCGTCAGCCATGAAACCGTACGCTTTTGGATGATGAAGTTCGGCCATCAGTATGCCAAGTCGATCCGCCGCGATCGTCCACCCGTCGGTGACAAATGGCATCTGGATGAAGTTGTGATTTCTATCCGTGGCAAGAAACGCTGGCTGTGGCGTGCGGTGGATCAACACGGCAATGCGCTGGAAATCCTTGTACAGAGTCGCCGAAATATGAAGGCGGCTATGCGCTTTATGCGCAAGCTGATGAAGCAGTTCGGCGTGCCAAGAGTGTTGATCACAGATAAGCTGCGATCCTACGGTGCCGCAAAACGGCGATTAGTTCCGCGATTGGAGCATCGCAGTCACAAGGGCTTGAACAACCAGGCCGAGGTTTCGCACAAACCTACCCGACGGCGAGAACGGGTGATGGGCCGTTTCAAATCAGCCAGACGCGCACAACAATTTCTATCCGCGCACGATCAAATTAACGTTCTTTTCAGACCTCGCCGTCATCGCCTAAATGCCAGATCTTACCGCCATGCCCGATTAGATGCTTTCGCGATCTGGCATGATATTACGTGTGAAATCGCGGCTGGATGA
- a CDS encoding Gfo/Idh/MocA family protein: protein MTLKIGVIGTGMIGRDHTRRIQNVLAGAQVVALSDYSSEAAKAVQADLAPDATVHATGQELIAANTVDAVLVCSTGSTHEDYVLAAIEAGKPVFCEKPLATTAEGAKRIVDAEVAAGKRLVQVGFMRRYDSGYVALKDAVVNNTGAPIMVHAAHRNPAVPEQYVTPMAIHDTFVHEIDVFRWLLDDDYVSARVTFPRSCAASHAKLRDPQIVTLTTAKGVVINTEIYVNCKYGYDIQCQVVGEDGVAYLPEPQAIKMRLGAKFQNEILTDWKDRFVASYDVELQDFIKAAAEGTATGPSSWDGYMAAVTCDACVEAQEAEGSAIIISNPERPALYN from the coding sequence ATGACGCTTAAAATCGGTGTTATTGGCACAGGCATGATCGGTCGCGATCATACCCGCCGCATCCAAAACGTACTCGCAGGCGCGCAAGTTGTCGCTTTGTCAGACTATTCCTCCGAGGCCGCAAAAGCTGTCCAGGCTGATCTGGCCCCCGATGCTACTGTCCATGCGACGGGTCAAGAGCTGATCGCCGCCAACACGGTCGATGCCGTTCTTGTTTGCTCGACGGGCTCTACCCACGAGGACTACGTTCTGGCCGCAATCGAGGCAGGCAAACCCGTCTTTTGTGAAAAGCCTTTGGCGACGACGGCTGAGGGAGCCAAGCGCATTGTCGATGCGGAAGTCGCGGCAGGCAAACGTCTCGTTCAGGTCGGGTTCATGCGTCGCTACGACAGCGGATATGTTGCGCTCAAAGATGCGGTCGTGAACAATACCGGCGCACCGATCATGGTTCACGCCGCGCATCGCAACCCAGCGGTGCCCGAACAATATGTGACGCCTATGGCGATCCACGATACTTTTGTGCACGAAATCGACGTGTTCCGCTGGCTGCTCGATGATGACTATGTCTCTGCTCGTGTGACGTTCCCGCGCTCCTGTGCCGCGAGCCATGCCAAGCTGCGCGATCCGCAGATTGTTACCCTGACCACCGCCAAAGGTGTGGTGATCAACACGGAAATCTATGTGAACTGCAAATACGGCTACGACATCCAATGTCAGGTTGTCGGGGAAGATGGTGTTGCCTACTTGCCCGAGCCGCAGGCCATTAAAATGCGTCTTGGTGCCAAATTTCAAAATGAAATCCTGACAGATTGGAAGGACCGTTTCGTCGCCTCCTATGATGTTGAACTTCAGGACTTCATCAAAGCCGCGGCCGAGGGCACAGCGACTGGCCCTTCCTCTTGGGATGGCTACATGGCTGCCGTGACCTGTGACGCTTGCGTCGAGGCGCAAGAGGCCGAAGGCTCCGCGATCATCATCTCCAATCCTGAGCGCCCCGCGCTTTACAACTGA
- the iolB gene encoding 5-deoxy-glucuronate isomerase, producing the protein MPDLLKRPFGTHGKVHQITPESAGWRYVGFDLIKLRAGEAWAEATGENEVILVMVEGKATITAAGKDWGELGDRMSVFEKTPPHCLYVPNESDWALECTTDATIAVCKAPGKSGHAARRIGPDGITLTQRGEGSNTRHINNIAMENEDYCDSLLVTEVFTPAGNWSSYPSHRHDEDDFPRITYLEETYYHRLNPADGFGIQRVYTDDLSLNETMAVHDGDVVCVPRGHHPCGAPHGFEMYYLNVMAGPRRAWRFVPAPPVEHLI; encoded by the coding sequence ATGCCCGATCTTTTGAAACGTCCCTTTGGCACCCACGGAAAAGTGCATCAGATCACGCCCGAAAGCGCGGGGTGGCGCTATGTCGGGTTCGATCTGATCAAACTGCGCGCCGGTGAGGCTTGGGCCGAGGCCACTGGCGAGAACGAGGTCATTTTGGTGATGGTTGAGGGCAAGGCCACGATCACGGCGGCGGGCAAGGATTGGGGCGAATTGGGCGATCGCATGAGCGTGTTCGAGAAAACTCCGCCCCATTGTCTATATGTGCCCAATGAGAGCGACTGGGCGCTTGAATGCACCACGGATGCCACGATTGCCGTGTGCAAGGCTCCGGGGAAATCGGGCCACGCGGCGCGGCGCATTGGCCCTGATGGCATTACGCTCACGCAGCGCGGCGAGGGCAGCAACACGCGCCATATCAACAATATCGCGATGGAGAACGAGGACTATTGCGATAGCCTTCTCGTGACCGAAGTGTTCACGCCTGCGGGCAACTGGTCGAGCTATCCGAGCCACCGCCACGACGAGGACGACTTTCCGCGTATCACCTATCTCGAAGAGACCTATTACCACCGCCTCAACCCCGCTGACGGGTTCGGCATTCAACGCGTCTACACCGATGATTTGAGCCTGAACGAGACGATGGCGGTGCATGACGGCGATGTGGTGTGCGTCCCGCGCGGCCATCATCCGTGCGGCGCCCCCCACGGGTTCGAGATGTATTACCTCAACGTCATGGCCGGCCCCCGCCGCGCATGGCGCTTCGTCCCCGCACCCCCCGTGGAACACCTGATCTGA
- a CDS encoding ATP-binding protein, with product MLDRLIYHVHILEMNGESCRLKHSRKN from the coding sequence TTGCTCGACCGCCTGATCTACCACGTCCACATTCTTGAGATGAACGGCGAAAGTTGCAGGCTCAAACACAGTCGTAAAAACTGA
- the tnpA gene encoding IS66-like element accessory protein TnpA produces the protein MRHEVIVGVERRRRWRDDEKQAILEEVGVNGATVTDVARRHDITRQHIYQWRRALRRTGLEAGSDRTVFLPLPPLTSDEASDVPVAAPAPEVDIFLRNGRRLRCAQDLPTASLHHLIRALETA, from the coding sequence ATGCGTCATGAAGTTATTGTCGGTGTTGAGCGCAGAAGGCGCTGGCGGGATGATGAGAAGCAGGCGATCCTCGAAGAAGTTGGCGTGAATGGAGCGACTGTCACTGATGTGGCCCGTCGCCATGACATCACACGCCAGCATATCTACCAGTGGCGCCGGGCACTGCGACGCACGGGGCTTGAAGCAGGTTCCGACAGGACGGTCTTTCTCCCGTTGCCTCCTCTGACAAGCGACGAGGCCTCTGACGTGCCGGTAGCGGCACCAGCACCCGAGGTTGACATCTTCTTGAGGAATGGCCGCCGGTTGCGCTGCGCACAGGATTTGCCGACGGCCAGCCTTCACCATCTCATTCGAGCGCTGGAGACGGCATGA
- a CDS encoding bifunctional 5-dehydro-2-deoxygluconokinase/5-dehydro-2-deoxyphosphogluconate aldolase: MSTDIDVITIGRAGVDLYGTQVGGRLEDMGSFDKYIGGSPTNIACGTSRLGLKTALISRVGDEHMGRFIREQLAREGVCTDGVVTDPDRLTALVILGIRDEDQFPLIFYREDCADMALCEDDIDPAFITRARAVVVTGTHLSNPKTAAAVIKALKIAREHGIRTALDIDYRPNLWGVAGHGDGESRFVESQAVTDKLLATLHYFDLIVGTEEEFHIAGGSTDTLAALRTVREQSSATLVCKRGALGASAFEGAIPDSLDGGQTGQGFPIEVFNVLGAGDGFFSGLLKGWMEAQTLDAVSWPTALKYANACGAFAVSRHGCTPAYPSVEELEFFLGRGVVQRDLRNDPALEQIHWSTTRHTRNAGDWSTMRVFAFDHRVQLEQMDGYTIERGGAFKELCLKAAQRVQNGQTGYGILCDNRIGKSALHAASGSGLWIGRPTEWPASRPLTLEPELGSDFGGLSQWARENVVKCLCFCHPDDDAATRADQEATVKRLFEAARRNNLEFLLELIPSKVGVIAPDTTATLIRQFYEIGVYPDWWKLEPMADAEGWAAAVSAIEDFDRHTRGIVVLGLDAPEAELSASFEVAAGFALVKGFAVGRTIFGDAARAWMTGEMSDAAAVDDMAARYTRLCQVWDNARAKAMETVQ, encoded by the coding sequence ATGAGCACAGACATTGACGTAATCACGATAGGGCGCGCGGGCGTTGATTTGTATGGCACGCAGGTTGGCGGGCGGTTGGAGGACATGGGGTCGTTCGACAAATACATTGGCGGCAGTCCGACGAACATCGCGTGCGGGACGTCTCGTTTAGGGCTTAAAACCGCGCTGATCAGCCGCGTGGGCGATGAGCATATGGGGCGGTTTATCCGCGAGCAACTGGCGCGCGAGGGCGTGTGCACGGACGGCGTTGTGACCGATCCCGACCGCCTGACGGCGCTTGTGATTTTGGGCATTCGCGACGAGGACCAGTTTCCGCTGATTTTCTACCGTGAGGACTGCGCGGACATGGCGCTGTGCGAGGACGATATCGACCCTGCGTTCATCACACGCGCGCGGGCTGTTGTTGTCACGGGCACGCACCTGTCCAATCCCAAAACCGCAGCGGCGGTGATCAAGGCGCTCAAGATTGCCCGCGAACACGGCATCCGCACCGCGCTTGATATCGATTACCGTCCCAACCTGTGGGGCGTGGCGGGGCATGGTGACGGCGAAAGCCGCTTTGTCGAAAGTCAGGCTGTAACGGATAAGCTTCTGGCTACGCTTCATTATTTTGATCTCATTGTGGGCACCGAGGAAGAGTTCCATATCGCGGGCGGGTCCACCGATACGCTTGCTGCCCTGCGCACGGTGCGCGAGCAATCGAGTGCGACACTGGTGTGCAAACGCGGCGCGCTTGGCGCGTCAGCCTTTGAGGGCGCGATCCCTGATAGCCTTGATGGCGGCCAAACGGGGCAGGGCTTTCCGATCGAAGTGTTCAACGTGCTTGGCGCGGGGGATGGATTTTTCTCCGGTCTGCTCAAAGGGTGGATGGAGGCGCAGACACTGGATGCGGTGAGTTGGCCCACGGCGCTCAAATACGCCAATGCTTGCGGCGCCTTCGCGGTGTCGCGCCACGGCTGCACGCCGGCCTATCCGAGTGTTGAGGAGCTTGAGTTTTTCCTCGGGCGCGGCGTGGTGCAAAGGGATTTGCGCAACGATCCGGCGCTTGAGCAAATCCATTGGTCCACCACGCGCCACACACGCAATGCGGGCGACTGGTCTACCATGCGGGTGTTTGCCTTTGATCACCGTGTGCAGCTCGAACAGATGGACGGCTACACGATTGAGCGCGGTGGCGCGTTCAAGGAATTGTGCCTCAAAGCGGCGCAGCGGGTGCAAAACGGTCAAACCGGCTACGGTATCTTGTGCGACAACCGCATTGGTAAATCCGCACTTCATGCGGCGTCAGGATCCGGGCTTTGGATCGGACGGCCGACCGAATGGCCCGCCTCGCGGCCTTTGACGTTGGAGCCTGAACTGGGCTCCGATTTTGGCGGGCTGAGCCAATGGGCGCGTGAGAATGTCGTTAAATGCCTGTGTTTTTGTCACCCCGATGATGACGCTGCGACCCGCGCCGATCAGGAGGCCACGGTCAAGCGCCTGTTCGAGGCTGCGCGGCGCAACAACCTTGAATTCTTACTTGAACTCATTCCATCAAAAGTGGGGGTCATTGCTCCCGATACGACCGCCACTTTGATCCGGCAGTTCTACGAGATCGGGGTTTACCCCGACTGGTGGAAGCTGGAACCGATGGCGGATGCGGAGGGCTGGGCCGCCGCCGTATCTGCCATCGAAGATTTTGACCGACACACGCGCGGCATCGTGGTGCTCGGGCTTGATGCGCCCGAGGCAGAGCTGTCCGCGAGTTTCGAGGTGGCCGCAGGCTTCGCGCTCGTCAAAGGTTTTGCGGTTGGCCGGACGATTTTTGGCGATGCCGCCCGCGCATGGATGACGGGCGAGATGAGCGATGCGGCGGCGGTTGATGACATGGCCGCGCGCTACACCCGCCTGTGTCAGGTCTGGGATAATGCCCGTGCCAAAGCGATGGAGACCGTGCAATGA
- the iolE gene encoding myo-inosose-2 dehydratase — protein MIKFGTNPIAWANDDDQSLGADIPTTRILDEAGRQIGFDGIENGHRWPQDDPEALRTLLADYGLTFISGWHSLGVLANSIEDEKAAIQPHLDKLKHNGCTVCIACETSNTIQGDQKPLSERPVLDAAGMKDFAIRVEAIAQYCADQGIDLVYHHHMGTVVQSPEDIDAFMAQTAAAGGATKLLFDAGHCYFGGGDPAVVLAKHAARVRHFHAKNVRPAVRAQVEAEGWSFMDGVRGSVFTVPGDQEGGIDFAPLLAILKEAHYDGWIVIEAEQDPDVRNPLLYQTLGLATLKRLARETGLI, from the coding sequence ATGATTAAATTCGGCACCAACCCCATTGCATGGGCCAATGATGACGACCAATCCTTGGGCGCGGATATTCCCACGACCCGTATTCTGGACGAGGCGGGGCGTCAGATCGGCTTTGACGGCATCGAGAACGGTCACCGTTGGCCGCAAGATGATCCAGAGGCGCTACGCACGCTGTTGGCCGATTACGGTCTCACATTCATCTCGGGGTGGCATTCGCTGGGCGTGCTCGCCAATTCCATCGAGGACGAAAAAGCGGCGATCCAGCCGCATCTGGACAAGCTCAAGCATAACGGCTGCACCGTCTGCATTGCCTGCGAGACATCCAACACCATCCAAGGCGATCAAAAGCCGCTGTCAGAGCGGCCCGTATTGGATGCCGCAGGGATGAAGGACTTTGCGATCCGCGTCGAGGCGATTGCACAGTATTGCGCGGATCAGGGCATTGATCTGGTCTATCACCACCACATGGGCACCGTGGTGCAAAGCCCCGAGGACATCGATGCGTTTATGGCGCAAACGGCGGCGGCGGGCGGGGCGACCAAGCTGTTGTTCGACGCGGGGCACTGCTATTTCGGGGGGGGCGATCCGGCTGTTGTTTTGGCCAAACACGCCGCCCGCGTGCGTCATTTCCACGCCAAAAACGTGCGCCCCGCCGTGCGCGCACAGGTCGAGGCAGAGGGGTGGTCGTTTATGGACGGTGTGCGCGGATCGGTGTTTACCGTGCCGGGCGATCAGGAGGGCGGGATTGATTTTGCACCGCTCCTCGCGATCCTCAAAGAGGCACATTATGACGGCTGGATTGTGATCGAAGCTGAACAAGACCCCGATGTGCGCAATCCGCTGTTGTATCAGACCCTCGGTCTGGCCACGCTCAAACGTCTCGCCCGCGAGACAGGTCTTATCTAA
- the iolD gene encoding 3D-(3,5/4)-trihydroxycyclohexane-1,2-dione acylhydrolase (decyclizing) — protein MSNTIRLTAAQAMIKWLSVQMTPAASSSEAVGVQKTASSSEAVGNQKLERYIDGMWAIFGHGNVAGIGEALHAARDVFPTWRGQNEQTMAHAAIAYAKGKKRTRAMAVTTSIGPGSTNVVTAAALAHVNRLPLLIVAGDVFANRRPDPVLQQVEDFDDGTVSANDCFKPVSRYFDRITRPEHLLTALPRALRTMTDPANCGPAVLSFCQDVQAEAYDYPEAFFEPRVWHTRRPAPDARELDEVASLIKVARNPVIIAGGGTIYAGAEQTLAAFATQHGIPVVETQAGKSALAQSHPMNFGALGVDGSAAANAATEAADLVIGVGTRLQDFTTGSRTLFGEDAKLVSINIHGYDAAKHGAVSLVGDAKVALEALSAAIGNYKAEAPNAQAREDWLRAVDAYCARPDDQAALPTDGQVIGAVQRATDETAIAMCAAGTMPGALKLLWQPSQGGYHMEYGYSCMGYEVAGAMGLKLAEPARDVICFVGDGSYMLANSELATAVMRRIPFTVVLTDNRGYGCINRLQTMGCGGEPFNNMYVDCNVEDQPQIDYVAHAASMGAHAVKAKGTDQLEAEIKAARTRNIPTVIVIETTAKTFPGTGIETRAGEHGYFWDVAVPQVSERQKQRDRYADYITQTARQSLIN, from the coding sequence ATGAGCAACACGATCCGACTGACCGCCGCACAGGCGATGATCAAATGGCTCTCGGTGCAGATGACGCCCGCCGCCTCAAGTAGCGAAGCGGTAGGCGTACAAAAAACCGCCTCAAGTAGCGAAGCGGTAGGCAATCAAAAGCTCGAGCGCTACATCGATGGCATGTGGGCCATTTTTGGCCACGGCAATGTGGCGGGCATCGGCGAGGCGCTTCATGCCGCCCGCGATGTCTTTCCCACATGGCGCGGCCAGAACGAACAAACCATGGCGCATGCGGCGATTGCCTATGCCAAAGGCAAAAAGCGCACCCGTGCGATGGCTGTAACCACCTCCATCGGGCCGGGGTCCACCAACGTTGTGACCGCCGCAGCACTGGCCCATGTGAACCGTTTGCCCCTGCTGATCGTGGCGGGAGATGTGTTTGCAAACCGCCGCCCCGATCCGGTGCTGCAACAGGTTGAGGATTTTGACGATGGCACCGTGTCGGCCAACGACTGCTTCAAGCCGGTGTCGCGCTATTTTGACCGTATCACGCGGCCCGAGCATCTCCTGACCGCGCTGCCACGGGCGCTGCGCACCATGACCGATCCGGCCAATTGCGGCCCTGCGGTGCTGTCGTTTTGCCAAGATGTGCAGGCCGAAGCTTACGATTACCCCGAGGCGTTTTTTGAGCCACGGGTGTGGCACACGCGCCGCCCCGCGCCGGATGCCCGCGAGTTGGATGAGGTCGCGAGCCTGATCAAGGTCGCGCGCAACCCTGTGATTATTGCAGGCGGCGGCACGATCTACGCCGGCGCCGAACAGACCCTTGCGGCATTCGCGACCCAACACGGCATTCCCGTAGTGGAAACCCAAGCAGGTAAATCCGCCCTCGCACAAAGCCACCCGATGAACTTTGGCGCATTGGGCGTCGATGGCTCGGCGGCGGCCAATGCGGCCACTGAGGCGGCGGATCTGGTGATTGGTGTCGGCACACGGTTGCAAGATTTTACCACCGGCTCGCGGACCCTGTTTGGCGAGGACGCAAAACTGGTCTCGATCAATATCCACGGCTATGACGCGGCCAAACACGGCGCGGTGAGCCTTGTGGGTGATGCGAAAGTGGCGCTTGAGGCGCTGTCTGCAGCCATCGGTAACTACAAAGCCGAGGCTCCGAATGCGCAGGCCCGCGAAGACTGGCTGCGGGCCGTCGATGCCTATTGTGCGCGTCCCGACGATCAGGCGGCCTTGCCCACGGACGGCCAAGTGATCGGCGCCGTGCAACGCGCCACCGACGAGACGGCGATTGCCATGTGCGCGGCGGGGACCATGCCCGGTGCGCTGAAACTGCTGTGGCAACCCTCGCAGGGCGGCTATCACATGGAATACGGCTATTCGTGCATGGGCTATGAAGTGGCGGGGGCCATGGGGCTGAAACTGGCCGAACCCGCACGCGACGTGATCTGTTTTGTCGGCGACGGCTCTTATATGTTGGCCAATTCGGAACTGGCCACGGCTGTTATGCGCCGCATTCCGTTCACCGTGGTTTTGACCGACAACCGTGGCTATGGCTGTATCAACCGTCTGCAAACCATGGGCTGTGGCGGCGAGCCGTTCAACAACATGTATGTGGATTGCAACGTCGAGGATCAGCCGCAGATCGACTATGTGGCGCATGCTGCAAGCATGGGGGCGCATGCGGTCAAAGCCAAAGGCACCGATCAGCTTGAGGCCGAGATCAAGGCGGCGCGCACCCGCAATATCCCGACCGTGATCGTCATTGAGACCACCGCAAAAACCTTCCCCGGCACGGGGATCGAGACGCGTGCAGGCGAACATGGATACTTCTGGGACGTGGCTGTCCCGCAGGTCTCCGAGCGCCAGAAACAACGCGACCGCTACGCCGATTACATCACCCAAACCGCTCGCCAGAGCCTGATCAACTAA
- a CDS encoding DUF6615 family protein, producing MRFWPGKPNIHTLGMQKYLRDLSGVVWREQNNAYREGLNLQEETITECLLLQMARDLPKAGFRVRLFTREREKDTGADWVWFFRQGSCRIGFRVQAKKLYRRHDRRLGRTNQVMPGRYDGHVLKKGQTKTLIKRAGPNNPIDVFYNHDHVKNRQLFRQVSSGFKPPSFWGCSVASASFVERKKSRALSVLHPGMRPLHELFQYGPGCGLANGLKLLDPGMETKMHDGDPEWVRLQENTTEMQSYLMAENLNGIAYFDASEVGEDFFVPR from the coding sequence ATGAGGTTTTGGCCTGGCAAACCCAATATACATACCTTGGGAATGCAAAAATATCTGCGCGATTTGTCGGGTGTTGTTTGGCGAGAACAGAACAACGCCTACAGAGAAGGGTTAAATCTTCAGGAAGAAACGATAACTGAATGTCTGCTGCTGCAAATGGCACGTGACCTCCCGAAGGCTGGGTTCCGAGTTAGACTATTTACCCGAGAACGCGAGAAAGATACCGGTGCAGACTGGGTTTGGTTCTTTAGACAAGGGTCGTGCCGCATTGGTTTCCGGGTTCAGGCCAAGAAGCTGTATAGGCGGCATGATCGAAGGCTCGGACGAACCAACCAAGTGATGCCGGGGCGGTACGATGGACATGTGCTGAAGAAGGGTCAGACAAAAACTCTGATCAAGCGCGCGGGTCCAAATAATCCCATCGACGTTTTCTACAACCACGACCATGTCAAAAACCGACAGTTGTTCCGCCAAGTTTCGTCGGGGTTCAAGCCGCCAAGTTTTTGGGGCTGTTCTGTAGCGTCTGCCAGTTTTGTCGAGCGAAAGAAGTCACGCGCACTGAGCGTTCTGCATCCTGGGATGCGGCCGCTGCATGAGCTCTTCCAGTATGGGCCCGGTTGCGGGTTAGCCAATGGGTTGAAGTTGCTCGATCCAGGCATGGAAACAAAGATGCACGATGGGGACCCAGAATGGGTGCGCCTTCAAGAAAACACAACTGAGATGCAATCCTACTTGATGGCGGAGAACTTGAACGGGATCGCATATTTTGATGCAAGTGAAGTAGGAGAAGATTTCTTTGTTCCGCGTTGA
- the tnpB gene encoding IS66 family insertion sequence element accessory protein TnpB (TnpB, as the term is used for proteins encoded by IS66 family insertion elements, is considered an accessory protein, since TnpC, encoded by a neighboring gene, is a DDE family transposase.), which yields MIGPGTGVRVYLACGVTDMRKGIAGLSAMAQDVLRQKPAGGAVFAFRGRRGDRIKLLYWDGQGFCLYYKVLERGRFPWPSAEDGALRLTSAQLAMLWEGIDWRRPNWGAPPARVG from the coding sequence ATGATTGGTCCCGGAACAGGTGTGCGCGTGTATCTGGCCTGCGGTGTTACGGATATGCGCAAAGGGATCGCTGGCTTGTCAGCTATGGCGCAAGACGTGTTGCGGCAGAAGCCGGCCGGCGGTGCTGTGTTTGCATTCCGTGGACGACGTGGTGACCGGATCAAACTTCTCTATTGGGATGGTCAGGGGTTTTGCCTCTACTACAAAGTGTTGGAGCGTGGCCGCTTCCCGTGGCCAAGCGCCGAAGATGGCGCGTTGCGACTGACCTCCGCGCAGCTTGCAATGCTCTGGGAAGGCATAGATTGGCGGCGTCCGAACTGGGGTGCGCCACCTGCGCGGGTCGGGTGA